From one Aquicella lusitana genomic stretch:
- the dapB gene encoding 4-hydroxy-tetrahydrodipicolinate reductase, producing MSINVLVNGAFGRMGQITVKAIEEHPALTLVGQTGREYDLKKSIIDSHAEVVIDFTRPECVFENASIIIETGAHPVIGTSGLTSEQISLLSAQCEKQRLGGIIAPNFSLGAVLMMKYAKEIAKYMPHVEIIEMHHANKADSPSGTAIRSAEMLAEAAEQLNQPVKPTHETVPGARGANYRGVPIHAVRLPGFLAHQQIIFGNVGETLTLRHDSIDRQAFMPGVCFACEKVVQLNELVYGLEKIL from the coding sequence ATGTCTATCAATGTACTGGTCAATGGTGCATTTGGCCGCATGGGCCAAATAACAGTCAAAGCCATTGAGGAGCATCCTGCATTGACGCTCGTAGGACAAACCGGACGGGAGTACGATTTAAAAAAATCGATCATTGACAGTCACGCGGAAGTTGTAATTGATTTCACGCGTCCTGAATGTGTGTTTGAAAATGCCTCTATTATCATCGAAACAGGCGCACATCCGGTAATTGGCACCAGCGGCCTCACTTCCGAGCAGATCAGCCTGTTAAGCGCGCAATGTGAAAAACAGCGGCTGGGCGGCATTATCGCGCCAAACTTTTCGCTGGGCGCGGTTCTGATGATGAAGTATGCAAAAGAAATTGCAAAATATATGCCCCATGTTGAAATCATCGAAATGCATCACGCCAACAAGGCGGACAGCCCCTCCGGCACAGCCATCCGTTCGGCTGAAATGCTAGCTGAAGCCGCGGAACAACTGAACCAGCCTGTAAAACCCACGCATGAAACCGTCCCGGGGGCGCGCGGTGCCAATTACCGCGGCGTTCCCATTCACGCTGTCCGCCTGCCCGGATTCCTGGCACATCAGCAAATTATTTTTGGCAATGTTGGCGAGACGCTCACCCTTCGACATGACAGCATCGACCGGCAAGCCTTTATGCCCGGCGTCTGCTTTGCGTGTGAAAAAGTTGTTCAACTGAATGAGCTGGTTTACGGATTGGAGAAAATCTTATAA
- the murI gene encoding glutamate racemase, with translation MKTKHTSSQPIGIFDSGIGGLTVAHALVTHLPKENIIYFGDTAHLPYGDKSTAAIQAYAIKIVNMLLQQECKLILIACHSASAAAYELVKEYIGSKALVMNVIDPVIHLLKEKYITKHVGLIGTRQTVNSHIYKKKIDDLNLGIRLSSSATNLLASAIEEFGNHRVIDVLLETYLAQPNLQNIDALLLACTHYPIIKERISQHYQKQNDGHIELIDSSDIVAQAVKKQLHKNNLLNENGTSAKHFYVSDYTESFANNAKLFFGEDIKLEHYPLWD, from the coding sequence ATGAAAACAAAGCACACCTCCTCACAACCCATCGGTATTTTCGATAGCGGCATTGGCGGCCTGACTGTCGCTCATGCACTGGTGACTCATTTGCCCAAAGAAAATATCATTTATTTTGGCGATACAGCTCATCTTCCCTATGGCGACAAATCGACTGCTGCAATCCAGGCTTATGCCATTAAAATCGTAAACATGCTGCTCCAGCAGGAATGCAAACTGATTCTCATTGCCTGCCACTCAGCTTCTGCGGCAGCTTACGAACTCGTAAAGGAATATATTGGCAGCAAAGCCCTGGTGATGAACGTGATTGATCCTGTTATTCACCTGCTTAAAGAAAAGTATATTACCAAGCATGTAGGCCTTATTGGCACGCGGCAAACCGTCAACTCGCATATTTATAAAAAGAAGATTGACGATTTAAACCTGGGCATCCGTCTATCCTCTTCTGCCACCAATCTGCTGGCTTCTGCCATCGAGGAATTTGGCAATCACCGCGTTATCGATGTCTTGCTGGAAACGTATCTGGCCCAACCGAATTTACAAAATATTGATGCCCTGCTGCTTGCCTGTACCCATTATCCCATCATCAAAGAACGTATTTCTCAGCATTATCAAAAACAAAACGATGGTCATATTGAACTGATTGATTCCTCAGACATTGTCGCTCAGGCTGTTAAAAAACAACTACACAAAAATAATTTACTTAATGAAAACGGCACAAGCGCCAAGCATTTTTATGTTTCGGATTACACAGAGTCCTTTGCAAATAATGCCAAACTATTCTTCGGCGAAGATATCAAGCTGGAACATTATCCTCTGTGGGATTAA
- a CDS encoding 23S rRNA (adenine(2030)-N(6))-methyltransferase RlmJ, with the protein MNYRHLFHAGNFADVVKHVTLVALLASLARKETPFCYIDTHAGTGFYDLSSEFAAKNKEYEGGIEKVIQQDNPPDLIRRYLYCVHQINNKLTSSTFASLRYYPGSPMIARCLARPHDRIIACELQPAEYQALRTAFAGDKQVAIHHMDGFLGLKAFLPPHERRGLVLIDPPYENPDEFTRIAHALPTALKRWETGIYAIWYPIKEKSQVERFYRAIKKDLVLPVLAIEFTIFPDLPNHLNGCGMVVINPPWQFDTVIAETLPWLWKALTINDQGAYRTYPLK; encoded by the coding sequence ATGAACTATCGTCATTTGTTTCATGCCGGTAATTTTGCTGACGTGGTCAAACACGTTACGCTTGTTGCGCTGCTTGCTTCATTAGCGCGCAAAGAAACCCCCTTCTGTTACATCGACACACACGCGGGTACGGGTTTTTACGATTTATCTTCTGAGTTTGCTGCAAAGAATAAAGAATATGAAGGTGGCATTGAAAAAGTTATTCAACAAGATAATCCGCCTGATTTGATCAGACGGTATCTGTACTGCGTGCATCAAATCAATAATAAATTAACTTCGTCAACATTCGCTTCTTTACGTTACTATCCGGGTTCGCCCATGATTGCGCGCTGCCTTGCACGCCCTCATGACCGCATTATCGCTTGCGAATTACAACCGGCAGAATACCAGGCACTTCGGACGGCTTTTGCTGGTGACAAGCAGGTTGCAATTCATCACATGGATGGCTTTCTTGGCCTGAAAGCATTTTTACCGCCTCATGAGCGCCGTGGATTAGTACTGATTGATCCTCCTTACGAAAATCCGGACGAATTCACCCGCATTGCGCACGCCTTGCCAACTGCATTAAAGCGCTGGGAAACGGGTATCTATGCCATCTGGTATCCCATCAAAGAAAAGAGCCAGGTTGAGCGTTTTTACCGCGCCATTAAAAAAGACCTGGTTTTGCCTGTACTAGCCATTGAATTTACTATCTTTCCTGATCTGCCTAACCATTTAAATGGCTGCGGGATGGTGGTTATTAACCCACCCTGGCAGTTTGATACAGTCATCGCGGAAACGCTCCCCTGGCTGTGGAAAGCGTTAACTATCAATGACCAAGGCGCTTATCGCACTTATCCGCTGAAATAA
- a CDS encoding glycine zipper 2TM domain-containing protein — translation MKQLLTIVATIVCVIGLTGASCSRQDMGMVGGGVVGGAAGHALTGGSAVGTVAGAVGGAYVGRELAR, via the coding sequence ATGAAGCAGCTTCTCACAATCGTTGCAACTATCGTATGTGTTATTGGTTTAACCGGCGCCTCCTGCTCAAGACAGGACATGGGTATGGTAGGTGGCGGTGTCGTAGGCGGTGCGGCTGGCCATGCGCTCACAGGCGGCAGTGCAGTGGGTACCGTAGCAGGCGCAGTCGGTGGTGCCTATGTTGGCAGGGAATTAGCTCGGTAA
- a CDS encoding glycine zipper 2TM domain-containing protein has product MNKILITLGTLVLAASLAGAACQRQDVGMVAGGVVGGAAGHELTGGSALGTVAGAVGGAYVGRELAR; this is encoded by the coding sequence ATGAACAAGATCTTGATAACACTTGGCACGCTAGTTCTTGCAGCCAGTCTGGCTGGCGCTGCCTGCCAGCGACAGGATGTAGGTATGGTCGCAGGCGGTGTAGTTGGTGGTGCCGCCGGTCATGAACTCACTGGTGGCAGTGCATTAGGCACCGTAGCAGGGGCAGTCGGTGGTGCCTATGTTGGCAGAGAATTAGCACGATAA
- the bcp gene encoding thioredoxin-dependent thiol peroxidase, protein MTLKIGDMAPDFTLSDDREKNITLSHLRGKKVVLFFYPKDNTPGCTREACDFRDQFAAFTKQGVEVFGISKDSAKAHTKFKEKYGLPFPLLVDANADVCEAYGVINKKSMFGKTFLGIQRSTFLIDEQGAIRGIWRKVKVPGHVEQVLNEIQ, encoded by the coding sequence ATGACGCTTAAAATTGGTGATATGGCACCGGATTTCACGCTGTCTGATGACAGAGAAAAAAACATTACCCTCAGCCACTTGCGTGGCAAAAAAGTGGTGCTCTTCTTTTATCCCAAAGACAATACACCGGGCTGCACACGTGAAGCCTGCGATTTTCGCGACCAGTTTGCCGCGTTCACAAAACAAGGTGTAGAAGTGTTCGGCATTTCCAAAGACAGCGCTAAAGCGCATACCAAATTCAAGGAAAAATACGGCCTGCCCTTCCCGCTTTTGGTCGATGCCAATGCCGACGTGTGCGAGGCTTACGGTGTTATTAATAAAAAAAGTATGTTCGGTAAAACCTTTTTAGGCATTCAACGTTCAACATTTCTGATCGATGAACAGGGTGCCATTCGCGGGATTTGGCGCAAAGTCAAAGTTCCTGGCCATGTGGAGCAGGTATTAAATGAAATCCAATAA
- the proS gene encoding proline--tRNA ligase encodes MKSNKTLKTAITPTREENYPEWYQQVIKAADLAEVSPVRGCMIIKPWGFAIWENIQSILNEQFKATGHKNLYFPLLIPMSFMQKEAEHIEGFAKECAVVTHHRLATNEEGKLVPSGELEEPYIIRPTSETIIGDAFARWIQSYRDLPLLINQWANVMRWEMRTRMFLRTTEFLWQEGHTAHATAEEAMEESRAMLDLYADFAENYMAMPVIKGEKTASERFPGAVNTYCIESMMQDKKALQAGTSHFLGQHFSRGFNIKYLSAEGREEFVWTTSWGVSTRLIGGLIMTHSDDNGLVLPPRLAPSHVVILPVIHKEEDRANILTYCDQLADELRHITYYGRRLGVEVDKRDLPGGEKAWGWVKKGIPLRLEIGNKEYSANTVFMGRRDKEYKDRKSLPREVFLSSVTTELEELQTNLLQRAHAFQKQNTQTITDRNAFYEFFNGDGGFALAHWNGDPVIEEKIKQELSVTIRCIPFSNESRTGKCIFTGEASSQQALFAKAY; translated from the coding sequence ATGAAATCCAATAAAACGCTTAAAACAGCCATCACCCCCACGCGCGAAGAAAACTATCCCGAATGGTATCAGCAAGTCATTAAGGCAGCGGATCTTGCTGAAGTTTCGCCAGTGCGCGGCTGCATGATTATCAAGCCCTGGGGTTTTGCCATCTGGGAAAATATACAGTCCATTTTAAATGAGCAGTTTAAAGCAACAGGACACAAAAACCTTTATTTTCCACTTTTGATTCCCATGAGCTTCATGCAAAAAGAAGCGGAACACATAGAAGGTTTTGCAAAAGAATGTGCGGTTGTGACACATCACCGGCTCGCTACCAATGAAGAAGGCAAACTCGTGCCAAGCGGTGAACTGGAAGAGCCCTACATTATTCGCCCGACTTCCGAAACAATCATCGGCGATGCTTTCGCGCGCTGGATTCAATCTTATCGGGATCTGCCGCTGCTGATTAATCAATGGGCCAATGTCATGCGATGGGAAATGCGCACACGCATGTTTTTGCGCACGACAGAATTTCTGTGGCAGGAAGGCCATACTGCCCACGCCACGGCGGAAGAAGCCATGGAAGAATCACGTGCCATGCTCGACCTTTATGCCGACTTTGCTGAAAATTACATGGCCATGCCTGTCATTAAAGGCGAAAAAACCGCAAGCGAACGCTTTCCGGGCGCTGTCAATACGTATTGCATTGAATCCATGATGCAGGATAAAAAAGCGCTGCAAGCTGGAACGTCTCACTTCCTCGGCCAGCATTTTTCACGCGGATTCAATATCAAATACCTGAGCGCCGAAGGCAGAGAAGAATTTGTCTGGACGACTTCGTGGGGTGTCTCGACCCGATTGATCGGCGGCCTCATCATGACGCACAGCGATGATAACGGCCTCGTTTTACCGCCGCGACTTGCTCCATCGCATGTTGTTATTTTGCCTGTCATTCATAAGGAAGAAGATCGCGCCAATATTCTCACTTACTGCGATCAGTTGGCTGATGAGCTACGCCACATAACGTATTATGGCCGCCGGCTTGGCGTTGAAGTGGATAAACGTGATTTACCCGGCGGAGAAAAAGCCTGGGGCTGGGTCAAGAAAGGCATCCCTTTGCGGCTTGAAATCGGCAACAAAGAATATTCCGCCAATACGGTATTCATGGGCCGACGCGACAAGGAATATAAAGACCGCAAATCGCTTCCGCGCGAAGTTTTTCTTTCCAGTGTCACCACGGAACTCGAAGAACTGCAGACAAACTTGCTGCAACGTGCGCATGCGTTTCAAAAGCAGAATACGCAAACCATCACAGACCGAAACGCATTTTATGAATTTTTCAACGGCGATGGCGGCTTTGCACTAGCACATTGGAATGGTGATCCTGTCATTGAAGAAAAAATAAAACAGGAACTCAGCGTGACCATTCGCTGCATTCCTTTTAGCAATGAATCGCGAACAGGCAAATGCATCTTTACCGGCGAAGCAAGCTCTCAGCAGGCGCTGTTTGCGAAAGCTTATTGA
- a CDS encoding M28 family peptidase, whose protein sequence is MLNSYAGTSEQFLVVPRCLLSGNSFRYEELASLKWLRLIKITDLHPLQAAVVKKEARCRGFINVTRAWRDYSKRKQLDAAAFLSHYAPASRRGDLTRHYKIQYQNEVNSLVREIDTAQIRRELSKLTHFPDRHLHSEDGARAAQWIRQQAKTLIASSERKDTELLLIPTEGHSKQPSVMMKIGKALSEPGIVIGAHLDTIDSVDESQPGADDGASGVATVLETARLLLNSHLQFNKPIYLVWYAGSEAGKLGSQSVVQYFKRHHLPVDSVLQLDMTGYVGADGEPQIGLADDSTDAGLTTFVADLVTAYVKLPVGVRRCGYACSDHVIWYQNGNRVAYPLETMDETSNPYVHKRRDTMDKLSLTHVRDFVKLSTAFAVELAEPIITPLLSTSSLKR, encoded by the coding sequence ATGCTAAACAGTTACGCGGGGACGAGCGAACAATTTCTAGTCGTGCCGCGTTGTTTGCTTTCAGGAAATTCATTTCGGTACGAAGAGCTGGCCAGCTTAAAATGGCTGCGCTTAATCAAAATAACTGACTTGCATCCGTTGCAAGCAGCGGTAGTAAAAAAGGAAGCACGCTGCAGAGGTTTTATTAATGTGACACGGGCCTGGCGGGATTATTCCAAGCGCAAACAGCTTGATGCCGCTGCCTTTCTCTCGCACTATGCGCCTGCTTCTCGTCGGGGGGATTTGACCCGCCATTATAAAATTCAATACCAAAACGAGGTCAACAGCCTGGTGAGAGAAATTGATACCGCGCAAATCAGGCGGGAACTCAGCAAGCTGACGCATTTTCCAGATCGTCATCTGCATTCTGAGGATGGTGCGCGGGCAGCGCAGTGGATCAGACAGCAGGCCAAAACATTGATAGCGTCTTCCGAAAGAAAGGATACTGAGCTTTTGCTGATACCTACGGAGGGTCATAGCAAACAGCCTTCTGTGATGATGAAAATCGGCAAGGCGTTGAGCGAGCCCGGCATTGTGATCGGGGCGCATTTGGATACGATTGACAGTGTTGATGAATCGCAGCCAGGGGCGGATGATGGTGCTTCTGGCGTTGCGACCGTGCTTGAAACGGCGCGGCTGTTGTTGAACAGCCATTTGCAATTTAACAAGCCTATTTATCTTGTGTGGTATGCAGGTAGTGAAGCAGGCAAGCTGGGCTCACAAAGTGTGGTTCAGTATTTCAAACGCCACCATCTTCCGGTTGATTCAGTGTTGCAACTGGATATGACAGGTTATGTGGGTGCTGATGGTGAGCCCCAAATTGGTCTCGCGGATGATTCAACCGATGCTGGATTGACCACCTTTGTGGCCGATTTGGTAACGGCCTATGTGAAGCTTCCCGTGGGTGTCCGGCGCTGCGGTTATGCATGCAGCGATCATGTTATCTGGTATCAAAACGGTAATCGCGTTGCTTATCCGCTGGAAACCATGGATGAAACGAGTAACCCTTATGTGCACAAGCGCCGCGATACAATGGATAAGTTATCACTGACACACGTTCGCGATTTTGTAAAATTGAGTACGGCTTTTGCAGTAGAGCTTGCCGAGCCGATTATTACTCCGCTTCTTTCAACTTCTTCTTTGAAGCGCTAA
- a CDS encoding class I fructose-bisphosphate aldolase, which yields MTNIKELESTISKLTVAGKGILAADESTGTITKRFQAVGIESTEDNRRAYREMLITSPEFNRYIAGVILFEETLNQNTSQGISFPEALKNMGVLPGIKVDKGLVHLANSLDENITQGLDGLPERLAEYKSKGACFAKWRSVYTISDKTPTSIAIETNAEVLARYAAICQEQGIVPIVEPEVLIDGDHTLARCEEVTEPVLQAVFNALYRHHVKLEFIVLKPSMVISGKACPQKASVNEVAEATVRILRRTVPGAVPTINFLSGGQTSEQATAHLNAMNQLAKLPWNLSFSYARALQDYCMKTWQGQSKNIATAQKAFSKRAMLNSLAAQGKYQESMEKEEISLAS from the coding sequence ATGACGAATATCAAAGAGTTAGAATCAACCATCAGCAAGCTCACTGTCGCTGGCAAAGGGATTTTGGCCGCAGACGAAAGCACAGGAACAATTACCAAACGTTTTCAGGCCGTCGGCATCGAGTCCACTGAAGACAACCGCCGTGCCTATCGTGAAATGTTAATTACTTCACCCGAATTTAATCGGTACATCGCTGGCGTGATTCTGTTTGAAGAAACCCTGAATCAAAACACCAGCCAGGGCATTTCCTTTCCGGAAGCGCTCAAAAACATGGGCGTGTTACCTGGTATCAAAGTCGACAAAGGCCTGGTTCATCTTGCAAATAGCCTTGATGAAAACATTACTCAGGGGTTGGATGGCCTGCCAGAAAGACTCGCAGAGTACAAATCCAAAGGCGCCTGCTTTGCTAAATGGCGTTCGGTTTATACTATTTCGGATAAAACCCCAACCTCAATCGCGATTGAAACCAATGCAGAAGTGTTGGCCCGCTATGCTGCCATTTGCCAGGAACAGGGAATTGTTCCTATTGTTGAACCCGAAGTATTGATTGATGGCGACCATACACTCGCACGCTGCGAAGAAGTGACAGAACCCGTGCTACAGGCGGTGTTTAATGCGTTATATCGTCACCATGTTAAACTGGAATTCATTGTGTTGAAACCCAGCATGGTGATCAGCGGCAAAGCCTGTCCGCAAAAAGCCAGCGTAAATGAAGTTGCCGAAGCTACCGTACGTATCCTGCGTCGCACGGTACCCGGCGCTGTCCCCACGATTAATTTCCTATCGGGCGGCCAAACCTCCGAACAGGCAACGGCGCATTTAAACGCCATGAACCAGCTTGCGAAACTTCCCTGGAATCTCAGCTTTTCTTATGCCCGCGCCTTGCAAGACTACTGCATGAAAACTTGGCAGGGTCAAAGCAAAAATATCGCTACGGCACAAAAAGCATTCAGCAAGCGCGCCATGCTAAACAGCCTCGCCGCTCAAGGCAAATACCAGGAATCCATGGAGAAAGAAGAAATCTCTCTTGCTTCCTGA
- a CDS encoding type II toxin-antitoxin system Phd/YefM family antitoxin encodes MTTTSINTVDAKEEFSELINRVSHNKERIILTRRGKEIAAIIPVEDLLLLQASQDKSDLHDAVEALKEARTVGTITLEKLKEEIG; translated from the coding sequence ATGACAACCACCTCCATTAACACGGTCGATGCCAAGGAAGAATTCTCGGAATTGATTAACCGCGTTTCGCATAATAAAGAACGCATCATCCTGACGCGACGCGGCAAAGAAATCGCCGCCATCATCCCCGTTGAAGATTTATTATTATTGCAGGCATCGCAGGACAAAAGCGATTTGCATGATGCTGTTGAGGCATTAAAAGAAGCCAGAACAGTAGGAACCATTACACTGGAAAAGTTAAAAGAAGAAATAGGGTAA
- a CDS encoding type II toxin-antitoxin system RelE family toxin: MTTPYHIKISPAAQRQIQALTSKHQKTVIKIIEALAINPRPPGTKKLEGMTGLYSEDVLHLRLIYKVEEQEVLVLLIK, translated from the coding sequence GTGACCACACCTTACCATATCAAGATCTCCCCAGCGGCACAAAGACAAATCCAGGCGCTAACATCCAAGCATCAAAAGACTGTGATCAAAATTATTGAAGCCCTGGCTATCAACCCTCGTCCGCCGGGCACAAAAAAGCTTGAAGGAATGACTGGGTTATACAGTGAAGATGTGTTGCACCTGCGTCTCATTTATAAAGTAGAAGAACAGGAAGTTTTGGTTCTGTTAATTAAATAA
- a CDS encoding Maf family protein — protein MQNKSSSPLLVLSSSSPARHALLARLQIPFSIASPDVDETPLPGEPVIAMVERLAEAKAKKSAQQFPDALIIGCDQVGTLDDHVLTKPLSYENAVRQLSLISGRRVRFFTGICLFNAKTLQLQRSVEHYDVFFRRLSEGMIENYLQKEKPLHCAGSFQIEGLGISLISRLQGDDYTTLIGLPLIRLTDMLNKAGWPVP, from the coding sequence ATGCAGAACAAATCCTCCTCGCCACTGCTTGTATTAAGCTCTTCCTCCCCCGCCCGTCACGCGCTGCTTGCTCGTTTGCAAATCCCTTTTTCAATTGCCTCACCTGATGTGGATGAAACGCCACTCCCTGGTGAACCTGTCATTGCAATGGTAGAACGGCTTGCCGAAGCGAAGGCAAAAAAATCAGCGCAACAGTTTCCGGATGCACTAATTATTGGTTGCGATCAGGTCGGCACTTTGGATGATCATGTGCTGACTAAACCCCTGAGCTATGAAAATGCGGTGAGGCAGCTTTCCCTGATCAGCGGCCGACGCGTGCGATTTTTTACAGGCATCTGCCTCTTCAATGCAAAAACGCTGCAATTGCAACGGTCTGTCGAACATTACGATGTATTTTTTCGCCGTCTATCAGAAGGCATGATTGAAAATTATCTTCAAAAAGAAAAACCGCTCCACTGTGCTGGCAGCTTTCAAATTGAAGGCCTGGGCATCAGCTTAATCAGCCGCCTGCAGGGCGATGACTATACGACACTGATCGGGCTGCCCTTGATCCGTCTGACTGACATGTTAAACAAAGCAGGATGGCCTGTTCCCTAA